In Pyricularia oryzae 70-15 chromosome 2, whole genome shotgun sequence, one genomic interval encodes:
- a CDS encoding dehydrogenase/reductase SDR family member 13: MTFCGVKFDPEQDMPDLRGKVILVTGGNTGLGLESIRQLAQHNPAHIYMGARSRAKAEEAIESIRASTPAAASTPITHLELDLASFASIKSAARTLLAASDRLDVLINNAGIMNVPEGLTADGYEVQFGTNHVGPALLTQLLLPRLKRTAALPGSGDVRVVFLSSALERSAESGLLSTPDKLKTTMPETGTQSRYANSKLANIHYAWALAEQNPDLKVVSVHPGVVQTGLLSTWKDGFNPIVKGAINLAGRALMTTIEKGAYNQLWAATAAEGVETGTFYWPVGVKGKGTKASKDVKQRDALWAWTQKELNGHLFV; encoded by the coding sequence ATGACCTTCTGCGGCGTCAAATTCGACCCTgagcaagacatgccggatcTCCGGGGCAAGGTCATCCTCGTGACGGGCGGCAACAcaggcctcggcctcgagagCATCCGCCAGCTTGCGCAGCACAACCCGGCGCACATCTACATGGGGGCGCGGTCGCGGGCCAAGGCGGAGGAGGCGATCGAATCCATCCGggcgtcgacgccggcggcggcctcgacgCCCATCACGCACCTGGAGCTGGACCTGGCCTCGTTTGCGAGCATCAAGTCGGCAGCGCGCACCTTGCTCGCGGCGTCCGACCGCCTCGACGTCCTCATCAACAACGCCGGCATCATGAACGTGCCCGAGGGCCTGACCGCCGACGGCTACGAGGTCCAGTTCGGCACCAACCACGTCGGCCCGGCGCTCTTGACGCAGCTGCTGCTCCCCCGCCTCAAGCGCACGGCCGCCCTGCCCGGCAGCGGCGACGTCCGCGTCGTCTTCTTGTCCTCGGCGCTGGAGCGGTCCGCCGAGAGCGGCCTCTTGAGCACCCCCGACAAGCTCAAGACCACCATGCCCGAGACGGGCACGCAGTCGCGCTACGCCAACAGCAAGCTCGCCAACATACACTACGCCTGGGCGCTGGCCGAGCAGAACCCGGACCTCAAGGTCGTCTCGGTGCACCCGGGAGTGGTGCAGACCGGTCTCTTGAGCACGTGGAAGGACGGTTTCAACCCCATCGTCAAGGGCGCCATCAACCTGGCCGGGCGGGCCTTGATGACCACCATCGAGAAGGGAGCGTACAACCAGCTCTGGGCCGCGACGGCCGCCGAGGGGGTTGAGACTGGCACCTTTTATTGGCCGGTGGGCGTCAAGGGGAAGGGGACAAAGGCCAGCAAGGATGTCAAGCAGAGGGATGCATTGTGGGCGTGGACGCAGAAGGAGTTGAATGGGCATCTCTTTGTCTGA